The genomic stretch GCAGTGAACCGGCATGCCCCGCCACCGCTTCCGGCGAGCGTCCGTAAAGCGCCATCAACCGCTGATGGGACGGATGTTGCGGGCAGGTGATCCAGTCCTCGATCGGCGCCCAGCCTGCCTGCGCGTTGGCCATCGGATGGTCGAGTGGCAGCGCCATCACGTAAGACTCTTCCCACAGCGGCAGAAACAGTTCGTCCTCGCAGCACATTTCCTCGACCGCCAGCCGACCATCGCCGTGGCAGCCTTCCTCAAGCGTCAGCAGCAGATTGGGCAACGCCTGATGGGCCATGCGCACAAAGGCTTCGATGTGACTGGCGGCGATGTCACCCTCGATGCCGAGGGTCAGCGGCGCGCGGTTTTCGCGGCCGCGAAACATCCGGCTCAAGGCCTCGGATTCGGCCACCATCCGTCGCGCCTGCGGGTACAGCAGCCGCGCTTCGTCGCTGACCTCCACACCACGGGGCTGACGCACGAACAGCGTCGCGCCGAGTTCTTCTTCCAGCTGTTTGATGGTCACCGACAACGTGGGCTGACTGATGAACAGCCGTTGTGCGGCAGCGGTGATGTTGCGTTCCTCGAACACCGCGAGGAAGGCTTTGAGATGGCGGATATCCATAGGAAATTCCGATAGCAGACAGAGGAATAAGGCATTTTTCAGCCTCCAGCGGGCTAAATATACTGCGCTTCGAATCTGGTCATTTGTTTTTCTTATCTCAGGAGTTCAACCATGAGCAAGCCATTGATCATCATCACCGGCGCCAGCTCGGGCATCGGCGAAGCCACCGCACGGCGCTTGAGCGCTGCCGGTCACCCCCTGCTGTTGCTGGCGCGCCGTATCGAACGCCTCGAAGCGCTGGCACTGCCGAACACCCTCAGCCGCCGCGTCGACATCACCGACCGCGCCGCGTTGCTGGCCGCTGTTGCCGAGGCTGAGGCGCAATTCGGCCCGGCCGATGCGCTGATCAACAACGCCGGGGTGATGCTGCTGGGCGAGATGAGCAAACAGGACCCGGCGCAGTGGGACCAGATGCTCGACGTCAACGTGAAAGGCTTGCTTAACGGCGTGCACGCGGTGGTCGCCGGGATGATCGAGCGCAAGCACGGCACCATCATCAACGTCAGCTCGGTGGCCGGGCGCAAGACGTTCCCGAACCATGTGGCGTACGTCGGCACCAAGTTTGCGGTGCACGGGTTGTCGGAAAACCTGCGTGAAGAGCTGTCGCCGCATAACGTGCGCGTGACCACTATTGCGCCGGGGGCGGTGGAAACCGAATTGCTGAGCCACACCACGGATGAGGCGATCAAGACCGGGTATCAGGCTTGGAAGCAGGACATGGGTGGGACGGTGCTGAGTGCCGAGGATGTGGCGACGGCGATTGCTTATGCGTATGGGCAGCCGCAGGGGGTTTGTATTCGGGAGATTGTGATGGCTGCTACCCGCCAGCAAGCCTGACTCGACGTTTACTAAAGGGGATTGCGCAGCGTCAGCTCGCGCAATCGTCCCTCGATAAACCGCCGCTCCGGCTCCTGCCGCGTCAACGCCAGCGCCCGCGAATAAGCCGCCCGCGCCTCTTCAACCCGCCCCAACTGCCGACAAAACTCCGCCCGTGCCGAATGCGCCAGGTGGTAATCCTGCAACTCCCCACGGTCCAGAATTCCTTCAATCAAGGTCAACCCGGCCAACGCCCCATCACGCTTGGCCACCGCCACCGCCCGGTTCAACTCGATCACCGGCGACGGCACCGCCCGCAGCAACACGTCATACAGACCGACGATCTGCGCCCAGTCCGTCTCCCCTGCGGTCGGAGCTTCGGCATGCACCGCCGCAATCGCCGCTTGCAGGCAATACGGCCCGAAGCGCCCGGTGGTCAGCGCCCGCTCCACCAGATCGCAGCCTTCGGCAATCAGCTCGGCATTCCACAATCCGCGATCCTGATCATCCAGCAGAATCAGCTCACCGCTTGG from Pseudomonas allokribbensis encodes the following:
- a CDS encoding SDR family oxidoreductase, whose amino-acid sequence is MSKPLIIITGASSGIGEATARRLSAAGHPLLLLARRIERLEALALPNTLSRRVDITDRAALLAAVAEAEAQFGPADALINNAGVMLLGEMSKQDPAQWDQMLDVNVKGLLNGVHAVVAGMIERKHGTIINVSSVAGRKTFPNHVAYVGTKFAVHGLSENLREELSPHNVRVTTIAPGAVETELLSHTTDEAIKTGYQAWKQDMGGTVLSAEDVATAIAYAYGQPQGVCIREIVMAATRQQA
- a CDS encoding LysR family transcriptional regulator; the encoded protein is MDIRHLKAFLAVFEERNITAAAQRLFISQPTLSVTIKQLEEELGATLFVRQPRGVEVSDEARLLYPQARRMVAESEALSRMFRGRENRAPLTLGIEGDIAASHIEAFVRMAHQALPNLLLTLEEGCHGDGRLAVEEMCCEDELFLPLWEESYVMALPLDHPMANAQAGWAPIEDWITCPQHPSHQRLMALYGRSPEAVAGHAGSLQQALHMVAAGVGVAMLPQSLVSGHERIVVRALHLPAPTRRVGLCYAAQALELPAMRGLHEHFQHNRPPAIAA